A single region of the Streptomyces sp. NBC_00425 genome encodes:
- a CDS encoding non-ribosomal peptide synthetase/type I polyketide synthase: protein MTIETTGITDANRMPTGAVAVVGMSLRVPGARTPDDFWRNLRDGVESIRTFTDEELLAAGVTPEELARPGLVRAFGALDDIAGFDAAFFGFSPREAQMLDPQHRIFLECAWEALEHAGCPGDGEETVTGVYAGVGESSYLLRNLLADDGLVERIGAFQTSLGNDKDFMPTRVSYKLDLRGPSVSVQTGCSTSLVAVHMACQALSSGECDVALAGGATVVADQDRGYRYEEGGVVSPDGHCRAFDERASGTVPGSGAGVVVLKRLDDALADGDVIHAVIRGSAVNNDGSRKFGFTAPSADGQAEVVAEALAVSETDPATVSYVEAHGTGTALGDPIEVTALRSVFASAGEGHRCALGSVKTNIGHLDTAAGVVGLIKTALALKARELPPTLHYTTPNPRLVLDDGPFHVNTALTPWQGDVLRAGVSSFGIGGTNAHVVLERAPERAADGTPEDGPRLLPLSAATPTALDTLTADLAAHLRAHPEERLGDVAHTLRSGRRALPYRRFVVADSVAEAAAALLPGPGAHATDTGRETVFAFSGQGTQRIRMGHALYASEPVFRTEVDRAAEFLLPCLGRDIRELLYPADAERDAAREAIGTTRYAQPALFVVEFALAKLWMSWGVRPAAMLGHSLGELVAACLAGVLTPEDALRLVAERGRLMQKAAPGAMLAVPLPEAELLPLLPGDLALAAVNGPRECVVSGPAIAIEGFATLLTGREVRTKRLRTSHAFHSTMMAQAAAAFERAVAEVPLSAPGIPFVSNVTGTWITDEEATSPAYWARQLASTVRFDDCLRAVRERAAVLLEIGPGQVLTGLARVGSGGRDAVASLPTAAEDGDARREVLTAAGELWCRGVSVDRPVRHGAPAPRRTVLPTYPFEHRRHWVEAPRGGRVARAGADGLSVRGVRRSAPATPRPDGAGSWLVVTDGPCEVLDGLVERLRAEQGQGRVTVIPVGALSTPEECAAALPAGEESVTGVVLGLLDGGTDALPALDTLCEDLARRGDSAPRVAVVASGVLDVTGEEHLTPRLAVLTDWAAGGLPGSRTLLDVTAPSSPHSLRRLTAALHAELTGPARDSVVAVRGTHRYLPALEPLHPVTTADRHRDARYTLVGDERLSGAFRRALTRAGATVAEQPDGQATALVLLDTTAPQARVLERLAEAVAQVERTPGARACEVHLLGDASTARVVESHVALHARQSTTPLTTVGWPAGTGAAAVEAAVPRVVGAAPGGCHAVVAPLDTPEDDTSAESPAGEDAPRYRDDIERQVAAVLSDLLGVPGIDPAAGFFELGGHSLLAAQVIGRIRKVCDVELPLRTFVADPTVRGIAAAVRAAREEGTAGSAPEGLPVAVPDPDHADAPFPLTDVQQAYLVGRTGVFELGNVGMHAYEEFDVPALDVPRMQRAFRRLIQRHGMLRAVVHQHGEQQILAEVPDYVIATEDLRGLTDDEVGAGLETTRAAMSHQVFTPEVWPLFELRATVMPGDVGRLHLSVDGLITDAWAYNLLMSELAHLYTDPDAELPELALSFRDYVLAEQSLETTDRFRRAERYWHKRVPELAPAPELPLARDPRTIDAPRFARTAGELPRDLWASVKTAASRRGVTPTALLLAAYGEALGTWSKNRRFTLNLPLANRLPLHPEVDAVIGDFTSLTLLELDTTVPVPFEERVAAVRDRLVTDLDHRLFSGVRVLREMKKVRGESAAAMPAVFTSLLANDAEEGRLGEVAYSISQTPQVWIDAQVYELDGALLLDIDAVEDLFPDGMVAAIHAATLRLLRGLAEDEANWGRPAPLLVPAAELAAQDEYNGTAGPLPAGFLHEPFFGHAARTPERPAVITPNRVLSYGELAARARDIADRLFALDPRPNDLVAVVMEKGWEQSAAVLGILVAGAAYLPIDPELPDERIRFLLEHSRARAVLTQARVAATGEDRFAGVSTVLHVDELPYDACAAALPLPGTATTPEDLAYVIFTSGSTGLPKGVMINHRGALNTVVDINERFSVGAEDRVLALSSLSFDLSVYDVFGPLAVGGAVVVPDAGAHRDPAAWLDLVTRAEVTLWNSVPALMELLVEHMSVKEVTGSPLRTVMLSGDWIPVTLPDRIRRTLGSPDVISLGGATEASIWSILYPIGEVPEEWASIPYGRPMRNQTFHVLDEALRPRPTDVPGQLYIGGVGLACGYLGDQVKTDASFIVHPQTGRRLYRTGDLGRFLPGGEIEFLGREDFQVKVQGYRIELGEIEAALMQHPQVRAAVAVVQGEQHGAKRLIAFVVPQEGGRVPEDVIEFLGAKLPAYMVPGVYLELDSLPLTANGKVDRRALVVPEDLSDDDGPRYEAPETPVEQTVAEVWASMLGAERVGLHDNFFTLGGDSLLAMRSVIRLRKELDVEIPIRVLFDSPTLRDVAAVVEDQLLAELEDMSDAEAEALLSH, encoded by the coding sequence GTGACCATCGAGACCACCGGGATCACTGACGCGAACCGGATGCCCACGGGCGCCGTTGCCGTCGTCGGAATGTCCCTGCGGGTACCCGGGGCCCGCACCCCGGACGACTTCTGGCGCAACCTGCGCGACGGCGTGGAGTCCATCAGGACCTTCACCGACGAGGAACTGCTCGCCGCAGGCGTCACACCCGAGGAGCTGGCCCGGCCCGGCCTGGTACGGGCGTTCGGCGCGCTCGACGACATCGCCGGGTTCGACGCCGCCTTCTTCGGCTTCTCGCCGCGCGAGGCGCAGATGCTCGACCCGCAGCACCGGATATTCCTGGAGTGCGCCTGGGAGGCGCTGGAGCACGCGGGGTGTCCGGGCGACGGCGAAGAGACGGTGACCGGTGTCTACGCCGGTGTCGGAGAGAGCTCCTACCTGTTGCGCAACCTCCTCGCCGACGATGGCCTGGTGGAGCGGATCGGCGCCTTCCAGACCTCGCTCGGCAACGACAAGGACTTCATGCCGACCCGGGTGTCCTACAAGCTCGACCTGCGCGGCCCGAGCGTCAGCGTGCAGACCGGCTGCTCCACCTCGCTGGTCGCCGTCCACATGGCGTGCCAGGCGCTGAGCAGCGGTGAGTGCGACGTCGCGCTGGCCGGTGGTGCGACCGTCGTCGCCGACCAGGACCGGGGCTACCGGTACGAGGAGGGCGGAGTCGTCTCGCCGGACGGGCACTGCCGGGCGTTCGACGAGAGGGCCTCGGGCACGGTGCCGGGAAGCGGCGCCGGCGTGGTGGTGCTCAAGCGCCTCGACGACGCGCTCGCCGACGGCGACGTGATCCACGCCGTGATCCGCGGATCGGCCGTCAACAACGACGGCTCCCGGAAGTTCGGCTTCACCGCGCCGAGCGCCGACGGACAGGCCGAGGTCGTCGCGGAGGCGCTCGCCGTGTCGGAAACCGACCCGGCCACCGTCTCGTACGTCGAGGCGCACGGCACCGGCACCGCGCTCGGCGACCCCATCGAGGTGACCGCTTTGCGGAGCGTGTTCGCCTCCGCCGGGGAGGGCCACCGCTGCGCGCTGGGTTCGGTGAAGACCAACATCGGTCACCTGGACACCGCCGCCGGCGTGGTCGGCCTGATCAAGACGGCCCTCGCCCTGAAGGCCCGCGAGCTTCCCCCGACGCTGCACTACACCACGCCGAACCCCCGACTCGTTCTGGACGACGGCCCGTTCCACGTGAACACGGCTCTGACGCCGTGGCAGGGCGACGTGCTGCGCGCCGGGGTGAGCTCCTTCGGTATCGGCGGCACCAACGCCCACGTCGTGCTGGAGCGGGCCCCGGAACGCGCGGCCGACGGCACGCCCGAGGACGGCCCCCGGCTGCTGCCGCTGTCCGCCGCCACCCCGACCGCGCTCGACACCCTCACCGCCGACCTCGCCGCACACCTGCGCGCCCACCCCGAGGAGCGGCTCGGCGACGTCGCCCACACGCTGCGGAGCGGCCGTCGCGCGCTGCCGTACCGGCGGTTCGTCGTCGCCGACAGCGTCGCCGAGGCCGCCGCGGCCCTGCTGCCCGGGCCCGGCGCACACGCCACCGACACCGGCCGTGAGACCGTCTTCGCCTTTTCCGGGCAAGGCACCCAGCGCATCCGCATGGGCCACGCCCTGTACGCGTCCGAACCGGTGTTCCGCACCGAGGTCGACCGTGCCGCCGAGTTCCTGCTGCCGTGCCTCGGCCGCGACATCCGCGAGCTGCTCTACCCGGCCGACGCGGAGCGGGACGCCGCACGCGAGGCGATCGGCACCACCCGCTACGCCCAGCCGGCGCTGTTCGTCGTCGAGTTCGCGCTGGCCAAGCTGTGGATGTCCTGGGGCGTCCGGCCGGCGGCCATGCTCGGGCACAGCCTCGGAGAGCTGGTCGCCGCGTGCCTCGCCGGGGTGCTGACGCCCGAGGACGCGCTGCGGCTGGTCGCCGAGCGCGGGCGCCTGATGCAGAAGGCGGCGCCCGGCGCGATGCTGGCGGTGCCCCTGCCGGAGGCCGAACTGCTGCCGCTGCTCCCCGGCGACCTGGCCCTGGCGGCGGTCAACGGGCCGCGCGAGTGCGTGGTGTCCGGGCCCGCCATCGCGATCGAGGGCTTCGCGACGCTGCTCACCGGTCGCGAGGTGCGCACCAAGCGGCTGCGGACCTCGCACGCCTTCCACTCCACGATGATGGCGCAGGCGGCCGCCGCGTTCGAGCGCGCCGTCGCCGAGGTGCCGCTCTCGGCGCCGGGCATCCCGTTCGTCTCCAACGTCACCGGCACCTGGATCACGGACGAGGAGGCCACCAGTCCGGCCTACTGGGCCCGCCAGCTGGCGTCCACCGTCCGCTTCGACGACTGCCTGCGCGCCGTCCGCGAGCGCGCCGCCGTCCTGCTGGAGATCGGCCCCGGCCAGGTCCTCACCGGTCTCGCCCGCGTCGGCTCCGGAGGCCGGGACGCCGTGGCCTCCCTGCCGACCGCCGCGGAGGACGGCGACGCCCGCCGGGAAGTGCTGACCGCCGCAGGCGAGTTGTGGTGCCGGGGCGTGTCCGTCGATCGGCCCGTGCGGCACGGCGCGCCCGCCCCGCGCCGCACCGTCCTGCCGACGTACCCCTTCGAGCACCGCCGCCACTGGGTCGAGGCCCCGCGCGGCGGCCGGGTGGCTCGGGCCGGTGCGGACGGGCTGTCGGTGCGCGGCGTCCGCCGGTCCGCGCCGGCCACCCCGCGACCGGACGGCGCCGGCTCCTGGCTCGTCGTCACGGACGGGCCGTGCGAGGTGCTGGACGGCCTCGTGGAGCGGCTCCGCGCGGAGCAGGGGCAGGGGCGGGTGACGGTGATACCGGTCGGTGCCTTGTCCACACCGGAGGAGTGCGCCGCCGCGCTGCCGGCCGGCGAGGAGAGCGTCACGGGAGTGGTCCTCGGGCTGCTCGACGGCGGTACCGATGCCCTGCCGGCGCTGGACACGCTGTGCGAGGACCTCGCGCGGCGAGGGGACTCCGCACCGCGGGTGGCCGTCGTCGCCTCCGGTGTCCTCGACGTCACCGGCGAGGAACACCTCACGCCCCGGCTCGCCGTGCTGACCGACTGGGCTGCCGGGGGCCTGCCCGGATCCCGGACGCTGCTCGACGTCACCGCGCCCTCGTCCCCGCACTCCCTGCGGCGCCTGACCGCCGCCCTGCACGCCGAACTCACCGGCCCGGCGCGGGACTCCGTGGTCGCTGTCCGCGGCACCCACCGTTACCTGCCGGCCCTCGAACCCCTCCACCCGGTCACCACCGCGGACCGCCACCGCGACGCGCGCTACACCCTTGTCGGCGACGAGCGGCTCTCCGGCGCGTTCCGCCGGGCCCTGACCCGCGCCGGAGCCACCGTCGCGGAGCAGCCCGACGGTCAGGCCACCGCACTCGTCCTGCTCGACACCACCGCGCCGCAGGCCCGGGTCCTCGAGCGGCTGGCCGAGGCCGTCGCGCAGGTCGAACGGACGCCCGGCGCGCGCGCCTGCGAGGTGCACCTGCTGGGAGACGCCTCGACCGCCCGCGTCGTCGAGTCCCATGTCGCCCTGCACGCACGGCAGTCCACGACGCCCCTGACCACCGTCGGCTGGCCCGCCGGCACCGGCGCCGCCGCCGTCGAGGCGGCGGTACCCCGCGTCGTCGGTGCCGCACCCGGCGGCTGCCACGCCGTGGTCGCGCCGCTGGACACACCCGAGGACGACACGTCCGCCGAGTCGCCCGCCGGCGAGGACGCCCCCCGCTACCGGGACGACATCGAGCGCCAGGTGGCCGCCGTCCTCTCCGACCTGCTCGGCGTGCCCGGCATCGACCCGGCCGCGGGCTTCTTCGAACTCGGCGGGCACTCCCTGCTGGCCGCCCAGGTCATCGGCCGGATCCGCAAGGTCTGCGACGTCGAACTGCCGCTGCGCACCTTCGTCGCCGATCCGACCGTACGGGGCATCGCCGCCGCCGTCCGCGCGGCCCGCGAAGAAGGCACCGCCGGGTCCGCCCCGGAGGGACTGCCCGTCGCCGTCCCCGACCCGGACCACGCCGACGCCCCCTTCCCGCTGACCGACGTCCAGCAGGCGTACCTCGTCGGCCGCACCGGCGTCTTCGAGCTCGGCAACGTCGGCATGCACGCCTACGAGGAGTTCGACGTGCCCGCCCTGGACGTGCCGCGCATGCAGCGGGCGTTCCGCCGGCTCATCCAGCGGCACGGGATGCTCCGTGCGGTCGTACACCAACACGGCGAGCAGCAGATCCTCGCCGAGGTCCCCGACTACGTCATCGCGACCGAGGACCTGCGCGGGCTGACCGACGACGAGGTGGGCGCGGGGCTGGAGACCACCCGTGCGGCGATGTCCCACCAGGTCTTCACGCCGGAGGTCTGGCCGCTGTTCGAACTGCGGGCCACCGTCATGCCCGGTGACGTGGGCCGGCTGCACCTCAGCGTCGACGGGCTGATCACCGACGCCTGGGCGTACAACCTGCTGATGAGCGAGCTCGCCCACCTCTACACCGACCCGGACGCGGAACTGCCCGAGCTCGCGCTCTCCTTCCGCGACTACGTGCTGGCCGAGCAGAGCCTGGAGACGACCGACCGATTCCGGCGCGCCGAGCGGTACTGGCACAAGCGCGTCCCGGAGCTCGCCCCCGCCCCCGAACTGCCGCTCGCCCGTGACCCGCGCACCATCGACGCCCCGCGCTTCGCCCGCACCGCCGGCGAGCTGCCGCGCGACCTGTGGGCGTCGGTGAAGACGGCGGCCTCGCGGCGCGGCGTCACTCCCACGGCCCTCCTGCTCGCGGCCTACGGCGAGGCGCTCGGCACCTGGTCGAAGAACCGCCGCTTCACCCTCAACCTCCCGCTGGCCAACCGGCTCCCGCTGCACCCCGAGGTCGACGCGGTCATCGGCGACTTCACCTCGCTGACGCTGCTGGAACTGGACACCACGGTCCCGGTCCCGTTCGAGGAGCGCGTGGCCGCGGTGCGCGACCGGCTCGTGACCGACCTGGACCACCGGCTGTTCAGCGGCGTCCGGGTGCTGCGCGAGATGAAGAAGGTGCGCGGCGAGTCGGCTGCGGCCATGCCCGCCGTGTTCACCAGCCTCCTCGCCAACGACGCCGAGGAGGGCCGGCTCGGCGAGGTGGCGTACAGCATCTCGCAGACCCCGCAGGTGTGGATCGACGCGCAGGTCTACGAGTTGGACGGAGCCCTCCTGCTGGACATCGACGCCGTCGAGGACCTGTTCCCCGACGGCATGGTGGCCGCGATCCACGCCGCGACCCTGCGCCTGCTGCGCGGGCTCGCCGAGGACGAGGCCAACTGGGGCCGTCCCGCGCCGCTGCTCGTCCCGGCGGCAGAGCTGGCCGCGCAGGACGAGTACAACGGCACCGCAGGACCGCTGCCGGCCGGTTTCCTGCACGAGCCGTTCTTCGGGCACGCGGCCCGCACGCCCGAGCGTCCCGCCGTCATCACTCCGAACCGGGTGCTGAGCTACGGTGAACTGGCCGCCCGCGCCCGGGACATCGCCGACCGCCTTTTCGCGCTCGACCCGCGGCCGAACGACCTGGTCGCCGTCGTCATGGAGAAGGGCTGGGAGCAGTCCGCCGCCGTCCTGGGGATCCTCGTCGCGGGCGCCGCGTATCTGCCGATCGACCCCGAACTGCCCGACGAGCGGATTCGCTTCCTTCTCGAACACAGCCGGGCGCGCGCCGTCCTGACCCAGGCACGCGTCGCGGCCACGGGCGAGGACCGGTTCGCCGGCGTGAGCACGGTCCTGCACGTGGACGAGCTTCCGTACGACGCCTGTGCCGCGGCCCTGCCGCTGCCCGGGACCGCCACCACGCCCGAGGACCTCGCGTACGTCATCTTCACCTCGGGCTCCACCGGTCTGCCCAAGGGGGTGATGATCAACCACCGGGGGGCGCTCAATACCGTCGTCGACATCAACGAGCGCTTCTCGGTGGGGGCCGAGGACCGCGTCCTCGCGCTCTCCTCGCTCAGCTTCGACCTGTCGGTGTACGACGTCTTCGGCCCGCTCGCCGTCGGTGGCGCGGTCGTCGTGCCGGACGCCGGCGCGCACCGGGACCCGGCGGCCTGGCTCGACCTCGTGACCAGGGCCGAAGTCACCCTGTGGAACTCGGTGCCCGCGCTGATGGAGCTGCTCGTGGAGCACATGAGCGTCAAGGAGGTCACCGGCAGCCCGCTGCGGACCGTGATGCTCAGCGGCGACTGGATCCCGGTCACGCTGCCCGACCGCATCCGGCGCACGCTCGGCTCGCCCGATGTCATCAGCCTCGGCGGGGCGACGGAGGCGTCGATCTGGTCGATCCTCTACCCGATCGGCGAGGTGCCCGAGGAATGGGCGAGCATCCCGTACGGCCGACCGATGCGCAACCAGACCTTCCACGTGCTCGACGAGGCGCTGCGACCGCGCCCCACGGACGTCCCGGGACAGCTGTACATCGGCGGTGTCGGCCTGGCCTGCGGATACCTGGGGGACCAGGTGAAGACCGACGCGAGCTTCATCGTCCACCCGCAGACCGGTCGGCGCCTCTACCGCACCGGCGACCTCGGGCGCTTCCTGCCCGGCGGCGAGATCGAGTTCCTCGGCCGTGAGGACTTCCAGGTCAAGGTGCAGGGCTACCGCATCGAGCTCGGTGAGATCGAGGCGGCGCTCATGCAGCACCCGCAGGTGCGGGCCGCGGTGGCTGTCGTCCAGGGGGAACAGCACGGCGCGAAGCGGCTGATCGCGTTCGTCGTCCCGCAGGAGGGGGGACGGGTACCCGAGGACGTCATCGAGTTCCTCGGGGCCAAGCTCCCGGCCTACATGGTGCCCGGCGTCTACCTCGAACTGGACTCACTGCCCCTCACCGCGAACGGCAAGGTGGACCGGCGGGCGCTCGTCGTACCGGAGGACCTGTCCGACGACGACGGGCCGCGCTACGAAGCACCCGAGACGCCGGTCGAGCAGACCGTCGCCGAGGTGTGGGCGAGCATGCTGGGCGCCGAGCGCGTCGGGCTGCACGACAACTTCTTCACCCTCGGCGGCGATTCGCTGCTGGCGATGCGCTCGGTGATCCGCCTGCGCAAGGAACTCGACGTCGAGATCCCGATCCGGGTCCTGTTCGACAGCCCCACCCTGCGCGACGTGGCCGCGGTCGTCGAAGACCAGCTCCTCGCGGAACTGGAGGACATGTCCGACGCCGAAGCCGAGGCACTGCTGTCCCACTGA